The following coding sequences are from one Saccopteryx bilineata isolate mSacBil1 chromosome 3, mSacBil1_pri_phased_curated, whole genome shotgun sequence window:
- the LOC136330193 gene encoding insulin growth factor-like family member 3, with the protein MEESYTLTAPVCISVFLLLQCSKAGTGAHINSGLWLIQRAPKCGNQVYNPLKHCCDDDTILPLNRTRLCGPNCTFWPCLELCCPESFGPQKRFVVRLKVLGMKSQCSSSPISRVCTR; encoded by the exons CTCCTGTCTGCATAtcagtcttcctcctcctccagtgctcaAAGGCAGGCACAG GGGCCCACATCAACTCTGGGCTGTGGCTGATCCAACGAGCACCCAAGTGTGGGAACCAGGTGTACAACCCCTTGAAACACTGTTGTGATGATGACACCATCCTGCCGCTGAACCGGACCCGCCTCTGTGGCCCCAACTGTACTTTCTGGCCCTGCCTTGAGCTCTGCTGTCCTGAGTCATTTGGCCCCCAGAAGAGGTTTGTCGTGAGGTTGAAGGTTCTAGGTATGAAGTCCCAGTGTTCTTCCTCTCCCATCTCCCGGGTCTGCACCAGGTAA